The sequence below is a genomic window from Acidobacteriota bacterium.
CGGGCGGCGGCGGCGCCGGGGGGGCGGTCGCGCCGCGCACGCGATTGAGCGTGAGCTGGCGCATCTTGTCGTAGTCGGGCGCGTTGGTGCCCGGCGTCGCCTCGATGAGCGCCAGCAGCAGGGTGTCGCCCTGCAGGTGGGCCTCGAAGTAGACGGCGCCGTCGGGGCCGGAGCAGGCGCCCACGGCCACCTCCTCGCCGGGCTCCACCATCCCCTCGACGCGGTACTGCATGCCGGTGGTGCTGCGCAGCGTGCCGGTGACGTTGCCGGCGGCGTCCTGCTGCAGCACCAGGGTGATGGTGACGGAGTCGTGACGCAGCTCGTAGGTGCCGGTGTAGACGACACCCCAGGCGGCCGCGGACATGACGGTCACCAGAATGACACAGGCCAGGTGCGGTCTCATGACCCCTCCTTTGCGGTGATGCCCGTCACCGCCAGCCAGAATACAGTGCCGGCCAGCTGCATTGCAGCCGGCAGTCCGGCGCGCTCGGCCGTCCCGAGCGGGGCGATGGGAAGACGATGCTGAATCTATTGTATCACTTTCGGCGGCGGCGGGGACGGCGCCGGTCGGCGCCGCCCTCGCGGGACGGTTCGTCCGCTTCGCGGCGGCGGGGAACGGCGCGGGGTTTGGGCAACTCGTCGGGCGGGGCCAGCGGCGCGTGGAGCGCCGCCTGGTAGGCGTCGTCGAGCACCATCGCCAGCAGCGTCAGCTCGTCCTCGCCCTCGGCCAGGCTGCGGGCCAGCGGCAGGAAGCGGCGCATTCGCTCCACCTGCAGCTTGTCGCGCTGGCGCAGCCGCCCCTCGAGCAGGGCGGTGAGACGCTGGGCCACGAGCTTCTCCACGTCGGCCGCGTCGGGCAGGGGGCGCGTCTCGATGGGGATCTTGAATTTCTTCGCCAAGCGCACCAGCTCGATCCCCTCCATGGGCGAGACCAGCGAAATGGCCGTGCCGGTGCCGCCGGCGCGGCCGGTGCGGCCGGTGCGGTGGATGTACGCCTCGGGGTCCTCGGGCACCTCGTAGTTGAATACGTGGGACAGGTGCAGGATGTCGATGCCCCGCCCCGCCAGATCGGTGGAGACGAGGAAGCGGAGCTTGCGGTCCCGCAGGCGCTGGAGCACCTGGTCCCGCGCCGCCTGGCCGAGGTCGGCCGAGAGCTGGTCGGCATCGTAGCCGAAGCGCTGGAGCACCGTGGCCACGTAATTGACGCGCATCTTGGTGTTGCAGAAGATGATGCCGGCCTCGGGGTTCTCGAACTCGATGATCCGGATGAGCGCCCGGTCCTTGTCCATGGGCGGGACTTCGTAGCAGATGTGGGTGGTCTCCTCGACGTGGATGACGTCCGTGCTCAGGCTCAGGAATCCGGGGTGGTCCAGAAATTGGGCGGCGAGCTTGCGCACCAGCGGCGGGTAGGTGGCCGAGAACATGAAGCCGGTGCGCCGGGGCGGCAGATAGGCGTGGATGGCCACCATGTCGGGGTAGAAGCCCATGGACAGCATCCGGTCCGCCTCATCGAACACCAGCACCTGCAGGCGGTTCAGCTTCAGCGTGCCGCGGAGCAGGTGGTCCAGGATCCGGCCGGGGGTGCCCACCACGATATGGGCGCCTTGACGCAGCCCGTCGAGTTGCGGCCCGTAGCCGACGCCGCCGTACACCGACAGGGGCCGGACGCCGGTCCCGGCGCCGAGCTTTTCGACGTCGTGGAAGACCTGCTGGGCCAGTTCCCGCGTGGGCACCAGCACCAGGGCCTGGGGGGCGGCCAAATCGGGCTTGATCCGGGCCAGGATGGGGAGCACGAACGCGGCGGTCTTGCCGGAGCCGGTTTTCGACTGGACCATGACGTCCCGGCCGGCCATCACGTAGGGGATCGCCCGGGACTGGACCGGCGTCAAGGCGGTCCAGCCCATCCGGGCTACGGCCTCGCGTTGGGCCCGCGGCAGGTCGTCGGCGGTGATGGCGGGCAGGGGGTTGTCCGGTTCCACCAGATGGAAACCGGGCTCGGCGGACTCATCGACCGGATCGGCTGCAACCGGCGCCGCCGGGGGGGCGGCCGGCGGCGCGGCGTCGCCGGCGCCGACTGGGCCGAAGGTGCGGTCGTGGTCGGGCGCCTCGGCGGGCGGGAAATCGGGACGGTCGTCGGACTGGGTCATGAAATACACCTCGATGATTTGACTTGGAGCGTCGGGCGTCCGGGGATCGTCCGCGCGGCGAAGGCCCATTATAAACCGAAACGGTGAATCGGTGAATCGGTGAATGGGTGAATCAGCCGAACGAATCGGTGATGTGCGGCAATGAACATGGAGTGAGCTCTGCGCCTCAGCGTCTCCGCGGTGAATGGATCGATGGCGCGATCACTTCTGCCACAGGTAGCTGAGCTTGATGAAGAGGCCGCGCTGGGCGGTCAGCCACGAGCCGTCGCCGGAGCGCCACTCCCCGTCGTCCCAGTCCTGCCGCTGGACGAGCGAGCCGTAGCCCACGAACATGACGGTCCCGGGGATGTAGGTGTAGGAGACCAGAAAGTCCGTGAGCACCCGCTGCCGGTAGCTGTCGTAGCGGAGGGTGGCGCGGACGAACCACGACTTGTTGAACTGGTAGGTGGTGCGCCAGTTGGCCACGGCGGCGGTGTACAGGTTACCGCCGTCGGGGTGGTCCATGGCGTTGCGCCGGACGTCCATGGTCAGGTTCAGCTTGGTGTCGGGCTGGACGGTGACGTTGCCGCCGACGCTCAGGGAGTTGCCCAGCACGGGCGCGGCGAGGTCGTAGTAGGTGTCGCGGCCCGTGTTGAAGTTGAAACCGAAGCGGAACCAGTTGGTCGCCTGCAGGCTGCCCTGGACCCGGAAGATTCCGGGGTGGAACAGCCGGCCCGCCCAGGCCTCTTGGCAATGGATGTAGTCGAGCCGCAGGGAGCCTTGGCGGACGAAGTTCATCCGGAGCGCGGCGAGCGCCAGGTAGTCGTCCATCCCGGTGACGGTGTCGTGGAGCGCGAAGGCATAGAGGAACGGATTGACGCTCTTGATCCAGGCCCAGCGGTCCGACTTCGGCTGGTAGACGGGGCCGAAGTAGCCGATGATCCGGTTGATACCGGTGCGCTGGTAGAAGGCGGTGTCCATCCGGAAACCCGGATCGTAATGTTCCAACGCGGTACAGATTCCAAGCGACGGCGTGCTGTATTCGTATGTCAGGATGGCGGCGGCGCCGTCAGCGGCCGACGCGCCGTCGGCCCGGGTCCGGCTGTAGAGGGCGAAGCCGCTGAACTGGTGGCGGTCGCCGAGACGGTACTGGAAGTCGGCGCCGGCGACGCGGTTGGCCTCGCCCGCGAACGTGCGGCTGGTGACGATGCCGCCGATGTAGTTGTCGCCGCTCAGGGTGTAGTTGGCCCGGCCGATCATGTAGCCGGCGCGCTTCCCCTCGTTGGGGATGACCTCGCCGTCGAGCTCGCGCCCCGGCCACTCGTCCCCGGCGGCGAGGAAGCCGAAGGCCACCCGGCCCTGGTTGCCGGTGGTCTTGACGCCCCACAGCGGATCCACGATGGTGCGGGTGTGGACGGCGGTGCTCATGTTGAAGTCGCCGTTGGTGGCGGCCAGGCTGAAGATGCCCATGTTCTCCATGAAGAACGGGCGTTTCTCGCTGTAGAAGATGGGGTAGCGCTGGTTCACCTCCACCTGGAAGGCGTCGCTCTCCACCTGGCTGAAGTCGGGGTTGACGGTGGCTTCGGCGGTGATGGAGGAGGTGAGGCCGTACTTGACGCCGACGCCGAAATCGGGCGAATTCTCCGCCGGCGCCCACTCGTCGGGGGTCTGCCGCACCTGGTCGCGGCTGTAAGTGAAGCTGGGCAGGACTTCCAGGACGAGCGGCCGCTCCAGGTTCTCGAGGCGCACGGTGGTGTGGGAGTTGAGCAAACCGGCGCCCGGCGGCAGATCCGGCCAGGAGCCGCTCTGGCCCAGCCGGCTGATCCGCCGCCAGAACAAAACGCCCATGGTCACGTCGGCGCCGCTACGGAACCGGATGCTCTTCCACGGGATCCGGACCTCCACCTGGTAGCCGTCGGCGGTGATGCGGCCGGCGCTGTCCCAGACCCAGTCGGGCGCCGAGTTCTCTCCCTGGCCGGCGGTGTTCAGGAGGTCGCCCTGGATGCCGCTCGGGTTGATGAAGAACTCGTAGCCGTTCTGCCGGCTGTTGAAGGTGTCGATGGAAAAGCCCACCCAGTCGTCGTTGAAAATGTTGTCCCGGCGGGTGACGCTGGTTTTGATCTGGCCGGGTTCCGTGTCGTGGCAGAAAAACGCCGCATAGAGATATTTTTTGTCGTAGGCCAGCCAGGCTGCAGTGGTCTGGGGGAGCTTTGCGCCGAAGGCCGGGTTGTAGGTCACGAACTGTCCGCTCGCCAGGGGCGCGCCCTGCCAGACCGCGTCGTCAAGCACGCCGTCGATGACCGGCGCGGCGGCCGCTTTCGCGACCTTCAGCGGTTCGACAGCGGCGGCCTGCAGGCGGCCTGCGGACGGCGACAGGAGCAGGAGCAGCAGCAGCGTGGCTTCCACCGCTTCGGCACGGCATCGGATGAGGTGTCGGTTCACGGTCTATCCCCGCCAGTCAGCGTTCCCGTCGGCGCTGGAGGCAACGTCGTCAGCGCATGGGTGCTGGTTTATACGCTGCCGGGATTGAAATCGTTCGACGCAGGGGTGATAGTGGGACGAAGCGGACCGCGGCCGGTACCGGCGGGCGGCGGCGCCGAGGTGTCGGGCCGTGCGGCTGGAGTTACTTGTGCTGGTCCAGGTAGCGCTGCATCTCGGCGGCGGCGGCCTTGAGCTGGGCCAGGGTGTGGAGACGCTCGAAGGAGGCGCAGCAGTACTCCTCCCCCTTGCGCGGGCCGTCCTTAATGATGCAATACACCTTGTGGGCGCTGAAGTACTGGTCGCCGCGCTTTTCGGCGCTGGCCAGGATCTCCACCCGGCTGCCGCTGTGGAACGTCCTCAGGTAGACCGGGTAGATGGCGGTGTAGGTTCCCACAATGTCATCGGAAGCCGGTTGGGCCGCCGGCTTGTCCGGCGGGGCCGATCGGTTGCCTGTCGCGGCGGCCCGGGCGCGCCGGACGATCTCGGCGATGACGTGGTCGCCGGTTTCCGGCCCGTAGGCGGTTTTCCGGCCGGGGTTGACGGTGAAGGCCGTGTAATTGTACTGCCGCATGGTTTCGATCCAGGCCTTCAGGGGCAGGCCGTTCCAGACGCTTCCCTTGAAGCCGGCGAAGTGGCCGTCCGTGCCCCCCTGGGCCCACAGGTCGAAGGTGTATGGGACGCCGTCGATCACCACCACCAGGCAGACATGATCCAGGTTCACGTCGAAGAACCAGCCCTTCTTGATGCGCTGGAATCCTTCCTTGGACGCCATCACGGTGCAGAGCTGGTCGTCCTTGAAGCCGGCGCCGGACAGGACGTCGTTGACCACCATGGCCAGGTCCTGGCAGGTCCCCAGGGACTGGTCGCCGTGCTTGGCGGCGGACCAGATCCGGCCGAAGTAGGAGTAGTTGGGGTCGACGCCGCGGCGCTTCAGCTCCTGGCCCAGGCGGATGACCATGTGCTGCGCCCGGGCCAGCGGCTCGGCGGGGGCATACCGCGCCTCATTGGCGCCCCACTCGCGCCAGTCGAAATACTCGCCGCCGGCTCCGGTGGCGGAGAGGATGACGGTGACGGTCAGGATGAAGAACACAATGCGCCGCATGGGACCTCCGGTGTCGCGGGTGATGATCGAACCATGGGATCCGGACGCCTCCATTATACCGCGGCGGCACCGGCGGGGTATGGGCAGGCGGGTGCGCATCGGGGGCTCGGGTGTGGACCGGGGCGGTTCAGCCGAGGAGGTACTTCCGGATGCGGCCGAGGATGCTGCGCTTGGCGTCGGACTTGACGTCATCCGTTCCGGCGCCGGCAGTGGCGCGGAGGCGCTCTTCGACCATCTGCTCGATCTTGGCGATGAAGCCCTCGTTGCGCTTCAGGATGGCATCGAAGCCGTCCTTCTCGATGACCAGCACCTGCAGCGGCTCGGCCGCGATGACGGTGGCCCCGCGCGGCTCGCCGGTGAACAGGGCGATCTCGCCGAACAGCTCGTGCTGGCCGAGCGCCGCGACCTTTTTGCCGTCCTTCTGGATGTCGACGCTGCCCCGCAGGATGACGAACATGCTCCGGCCCACATCGCCATCGAGGGCCACGACGGCCCCGGCCGGATACTCGACGATCTCGGCGCTGGCGGCGACGGCGGCCATCTCCTCGCTGTTAAGGATGCGAAACATGTCCACCTGAGCCAGCGCCTCGCGGACCCGCTCGCCGTTACCGTCGGCGGCGGATGCGGACGGCCGGCGCTCGAGCTGCAGCGTCCGGATGGGAAAGGGGATGGTGATGTGGTGGCGCTGGAAGTTGTACCAGATGGCGCGCAGCACGGCGCCCTCCAGGCGGCGGTAGCCGGTGTAGCTCTCGATGTGGAAGCGGACGCGGTAGTCGATGGAGAAGTCGTTGAACTTGACGATGTACACCACCGGCTCCGGCTGCCAGAGCACGCCGGGCGTGGAGAGCACCGCCTGTTTGAGCACCTGCATGACCAGGTCGGGATCGTCGGCGTAACTGGTCCCGATGGTCAGGGTGCGCACCGCGTTGTGGCGGGTCAGGTTCTGGAAGCGCTTTTTGGTGAAATCCTGGTTGGGGACCACCACCAGTTCGTTGTCCGTGGTGAGCAGCTGCACGGAGCGCCAGGTCAGCTCCTTGACCTGGCCGATGGTGTCGTCCACCTGGATCCAGTCGCCCGGCCGGAGCGAATCCTCGAAATGGAACACCGTGCCGGCGATGAGGTTGATCAGCGTGTCCTGGACCGCCAGGCCGATCACCACGGTGAGCACGGCGGACGTGGCCAGCACCGGGGTGATGTCGATGTTGAAGATTTCTTTCAGCAGGAGGAGGAACAGGATGGCGTAGGCCACGCCGATGCTCAGGTCCCAGACCAGCCGGGTGATGGACACGCCCCGGCGGGCGAGCCACGCCTGGGTGAGATCGCGGATGAGATAAATGCTGATGGCCACCAGCAGGAAGATGAACACCGAGTCGGCGGCCTTGAGCAGGTGGTACGACACGGTGATCAGGCCGGCGGCGGCGGCGTCCCGGAACACCTGGACCAGGCAGGTCACCAGC
It includes:
- a CDS encoding DEAD/DEAH box helicase, producing MGLRRADDPRTPDAPSQIIEVYFMTQSDDRPDFPPAEAPDHDRTFGPVGAGDAAPPAAPPAAPVAADPVDESAEPGFHLVEPDNPLPAITADDLPRAQREAVARMGWTALTPVQSRAIPYVMAGRDVMVQSKTGSGKTAAFVLPILARIKPDLAAPQALVLVPTRELAQQVFHDVEKLGAGTGVRPLSVYGGVGYGPQLDGLRQGAHIVVGTPGRILDHLLRGTLKLNRLQVLVFDEADRMLSMGFYPDMVAIHAYLPPRRTGFMFSATYPPLVRKLAAQFLDHPGFLSLSTDVIHVEETTHICYEVPPMDKDRALIRIIEFENPEAGIIFCNTKMRVNYVATVLQRFGYDADQLSADLGQAARDQVLQRLRDRKLRFLVSTDLAGRGIDILHLSHVFNYEVPEDPEAYIHRTGRTGRAGGTGTAISLVSPMEGIELVRLAKKFKIPIETRPLPDAADVEKLVAQRLTALLEGRLRQRDKLQVERMRRFLPLARSLAEGEDELTLLAMVLDDAYQAALHAPLAPPDELPKPRAVPRRREADEPSREGGADRRRPRRRRK
- a CDS encoding carbohydrate binding family 9 domain-containing protein, whose translation is MNRHLIRCRAEAVEATLLLLLLLSPSAGRLQAAAVEPLKVAKAAAAPVIDGVLDDAVWQGAPLASGQFVTYNPAFGAKLPQTTAAWLAYDKKYLYAAFFCHDTEPGQIKTSVTRRDNIFNDDWVGFSIDTFNSRQNGYEFFINPSGIQGDLLNTAGQGENSAPDWVWDSAGRITADGYQVEVRIPWKSIRFRSGADVTMGVLFWRRISRLGQSGSWPDLPPGAGLLNSHTTVRLENLERPLVLEVLPSFTYSRDQVRQTPDEWAPAENSPDFGVGVKYGLTSSITAEATVNPDFSQVESDAFQVEVNQRYPIFYSEKRPFFMENMGIFSLAATNGDFNMSTAVHTRTIVDPLWGVKTTGNQGRVAFGFLAAGDEWPGRELDGEVIPNEGKRAGYMIGRANYTLSGDNYIGGIVTSRTFAGEANRVAGADFQYRLGDRHQFSGFALYSRTRADGASAADGAAAILTYEYSTPSLGICTALEHYDPGFRMDTAFYQRTGINRIIGYFGPVYQPKSDRWAWIKSVNPFLYAFALHDTVTGMDDYLALAALRMNFVRQGSLRLDYIHCQEAWAGRLFHPGIFRVQGSLQATNWFRFGFNFNTGRDTYYDLAAPVLGNSLSVGGNVTVQPDTKLNLTMDVRRNAMDHPDGGNLYTAAVANWRTTYQFNKSWFVRATLRYDSYRQRVLTDFLVSYTYIPGTVMFVGYGSLVQRQDWDDGEWRSGDGSWLTAQRGLFIKLSYLWQK
- a CDS encoding mechanosensitive ion channel — its product is MNLHLAEFTTSWVFLVLGLVLWALSRALPLLRRSSRLLLVTCLVQVFRDAAAAGLITVSYHLLKAADSVFIFLLVAISIYLIRDLTQAWLARRGVSITRLVWDLSIGVAYAILFLLLLKEIFNIDITPVLATSAVLTVVIGLAVQDTLINLIAGTVFHFEDSLRPGDWIQVDDTIGQVKELTWRSVQLLTTDNELVVVPNQDFTKKRFQNLTRHNAVRTLTIGTSYADDPDLVMQVLKQAVLSTPGVLWQPEPVVYIVKFNDFSIDYRVRFHIESYTGYRRLEGAVLRAIWYNFQRHHITIPFPIRTLQLERRPSASAADGNGERVREALAQVDMFRILNSEEMAAVAASAEIVEYPAGAVVALDGDVGRSMFVILRGSVDIQKDGKKVAALGQHELFGEIALFTGEPRGATVIAAEPLQVLVIEKDGFDAILKRNEGFIAKIEQMVEERLRATAGAGTDDVKSDAKRSILGRIRKYLLG